DNA sequence from the Puntigrus tetrazona isolate hp1 chromosome 2, ASM1883169v1, whole genome shotgun sequence genome:
ACCTCACTAATATCGAGATGGTATGGGCaagttttttcagttttctctcCGGTAAGCTTCTGGCAGCTGCTTCTTCTGTTGTCACTGTCGACAACAGGAAACATTTGTTCGGCCGAGATGCACTTCcgatatattacaaaataatagtCCTCAcctatatgttttaataatgaataatacacCAGAATTGTGTGCAGTTTCGGTTGTAGTGTCTTTCAGGTGTAATGTGTAATGTATATACTTATTTACACCGGTGAGGTTTTGAGTAGCCCATCACAGATAGACCGCATGTGTGGCGGTAGACAAAACCTCTTCCGGTGTTTAGTCGTCTTGCCGCTGTCTGAGGAAGTGGGAGAACTccacattataaaatgtatcagTTTGGGATTTTGCAGGGGTTTCGGTGCCTGTCAAAAAACCAGCAACAGATCATCAGACATATCCAAATCGCTGTTCGTCCGACTTTACACAACAATGGGAATATCAGGCAGGGACATTTGCTGCGTGAGATCCGaaggtcatttttgaacgtCCATGCAAAAAAGGTACCTAATAGAATACTAACAAATATGCCATTTAACGTTGTGTACATGGTGCAATTGTGTTTGCAGACTGTCAGCCTGGACAAAAAGACAGTTGTtacttatttatgttttaatcatttaaaaaaaatccgcAGATccggtcaaaaaaaaaaaaaaaaccaaaaaaaaaaaacaacacacacacacacacacacacacacacacacacacacacacacacatactcatacacacatacatacatacacatatatatatataatcggCCTGTCCTGtataaacatctaaaataaaatgtaaggaAATGTACATCCACATggtcttatttaaaaaaaaaaaaaattgtcacatcatattttttttactcgaAAAGCTTAACATTTGCatctttaaataatgcatttattttattcaattaaaaaaataaaataaagataagcTACACTttattgagaaatgtttttctagAAATGCAACTCTTAATAAATTTGAACGTTTGCAGGTCCTGCCATGTTGTGCTGTTAGATGGTATAAACCCTTACCAGACCAGAGCAAAGATGGAGAATTGATCTACAGAGGCAGCCTGGCAAAAGCTGTCCTTGGTAAATTACCTGGCGCATAAAACATACAGCATTTATACTTGTAAAACACCTCTGAAATaatcaaatgatttaaatttgctgttttattgtagGTGTGAAGTTGTTGTCCTACTCAAGCAGTATGTTTACTCTCTGTGTGATGCCATTTATCCTCAAGAAGGCAGGCGTCGACTTAAACAGCATGGCACAGCTGTTGACATTCTGCGGCATAGGTCTCTTCACGTTTGTGATTCCTTTTCTCCTGCACATGCTCACCAAAGGCTATATAGTGCGTCTGTACCACAACACGGAGACAGACATGTACACGGCCATAACTTACAGTGCTGTTCTAGTGGAGAAGCGGACTGTGTTTCATCAGAGCGATGTAGTTATCCCAGATGTCTCTCGGATGTTCACCagcttttatgccaaaaaacgCTCAATGCTGGTTAACCCAGAGCTTTTTTCTCTGCCCCACGCCTACAACCACCTCATGGGTTACGACCGGCCTTTCTCTTTTGACACAGATGACTTGAACAAACCGGATAAAAGTTAATTTGTCCATGCTAAATCTGTCCAGTGTTAATATAATGTCTTTTCATCATCATGGACTCCTGTGTTGTATTTAATATTGGCAGGCTGGCATGTCATCCAGTATAGTTGTAATGCAGCAAAAgtgtaaataaactaaaatacatatttaccaTCTGCCCTCCCTctcaaaatgtcttgcttttttttggtCTGACTATTTTATGGTCTGACTTCTATTTTCTAGTATTTCCTTATTTTCATATCCAGTGCTATTTATTATAGAGGGAAAAAGTCCAGTGACCTCTCTATCTAAAGGGGAAGTTTCACAGCAATGCAGTGCATTACTCTGACACATAATTCGGACACTTATTATTTCAGACACAGAGATATTTATCTGctagttttattcattcaataacaattatgatgtttttgtatgcttcactttctattttttatattgtgggATTGCCTTGTACAGTTTTTTCGGAGAGAAGGTTATTCTGCTCTTCAGAGCAAGTTAGCGTTTGGTTCAGCTATGAAGGTGAGTTAAATAAcgtatttgttcatttgttgttACACAACACTATTTGCTTAATTATTCAGTTTGATCTATTAGTATCTGACATTAGAGACTCTGTGGTCCAAATCATTATGAGCCAAAAgaaagatgtatatatatagtgaaatgAGACCATTActgattttacaaataattggTCATTTAGATTATAACAAGGCTGTCTTTTTGGGATATGGAGCTCATAAATGGAAatgataatgcaaaaaaaaaaaaaaaaagaaatgggtAAGAAAATAAGTTGATTTTGCATTCTCACAAAatcattgaaattttttttgttgtttttttttcccagcttattatcttatttttggATTTTACCCCTACTCTTTACACGTGTGCTAAGTTTTGCGCAACGATTATTTCAACGAAGACATTTCTATCTCCATGAgtctctttgctctctctttaaACAGGGCCATTGTATTACTTGTCATTGACTGGTTCCCCCTGCTCTCAAAAAGTGAACACGCATGTTTTGACTTATACATTAATCCCAAGTAAGTAGTTTAAAATAGAATAGGCCTACTTCTAAATGATTACATTAAgaaatgcatatacattatCTTTTTCGGTGAACATTTTCAAGACTTTTgtgaagaaatgtttaatttaataatagtttcTAACTTTGAAACTTTATATTCAGTGTGCACAGTAACTCGGATCGGATATCATGCTCGTTTTTACTCCAGAGGTCAGCTCTGGTTTGAGTACACACAGCCATATATTCCTTGTGAGGATGCCAAAATCTGCTACATCATCAAAGGAGGTACCACATGAATATGTTTATCGCTCTATGTTTGTTGTAGTTGATCAGGTTATGGATACGATAAAGTGCTCTTTTGTTTCAGAAACACTGCA
Encoded proteins:
- the tmem70 gene encoding transmembrane protein 70, mitochondrial, with translation MYQFGILQGFRCLSKNQQQIIRHIQIAVRPTLHNNGNIRQGHLLREIRRSFLNVHAKKVLPCCAVRWYKPLPDQSKDGELIYRGSLAKAVLGVKLLSYSSSMFTLCVMPFILKKAGVDLNSMAQLLTFCGIGLFTFVIPFLLHMLTKGYIVRLYHNTETDMYTAITYSAVLVEKRTVFHQSDVVIPDVSRMFTSFYAKKRSMLVNPELFSLPHAYNHLMGYDRPFSFDTDDLNKPDKS